A section of the Metabacillus endolithicus genome encodes:
- a CDS encoding GNAT family N-acetyltransferase: MKIRKATQNETNSLLHMTINTMNESSMGTVKNDFHTGMNMFVPLLNSGAYYLVAIDKQVIAGWVLLGPDFNPMNTRKTGSIIALYVFPQYRKGGLGKQLMNKAIDELKSEGYHKAQLNVFTGNPAKSLYKKLGFKEISSIMEMDIN, encoded by the coding sequence ATGAAGATTAGAAAAGCAACACAAAATGAAACAAATTCCCTTCTTCATATGACAATTAATACAATGAATGAAAGCTCAATGGGGACTGTTAAAAATGATTTTCATACGGGAATGAATATGTTCGTGCCTTTATTAAATAGTGGTGCTTATTATCTTGTTGCAATTGATAAACAGGTGATAGCAGGCTGGGTTCTACTAGGTCCTGATTTTAATCCAATGAATACTCGAAAAACAGGCAGCATTATTGCTCTTTATGTATTTCCACAATATCGAAAAGGCGGACTAGGGAAGCAGCTTATGAATAAAGCAATTGATGAGCTAAAGTCTGAAGGATATCACAAAGCTCAACTAAATGTTTTTACTGGTAATCCCGCAAAATCATTGTATAAAAAGCTAGGCTTCAAAGAGATTTCTTCCATTATGGAGATGGATATTAATTAA
- a CDS encoding MFS transporter: MMKRFTKEENSWIFYDWASSAYSIIISTAVFPIYYKAAAMNAGVSAANSTAYLGYTISIATFILAMLGPILGTIADYQGYKKRFFSFFFTLGMGFTALLAFIPSEQWLLLLVCYTLAAIGFSGSNIFYDAFLVDVTTEERMNRISARGFGLGYIGSTIPFIISIAIIVLAQSELIPLSTTVASKIAFIITAVWWGLFAIPLFKNVHQRYYIEREPNPVFNSFKRLSQTLKEVRKHRALFLFLLAYFFYIDGVGTIITMSTAYGTDLGISSTSLLIILFVTQVVAAPFAILYGRLSERFTGKKMLYVGIIIYMGVCIYAYFLDSTMDFWILAMLVATSQGGIQALSRSYYAKLIPKEKANEFFGFYNIFGKFASIMGPLLVGVTAQVTGNSSSGVFSLVILFIIGILILIKVPEPKV; this comes from the coding sequence CTGATGAAGCGCTTTACTAAAGAAGAAAATAGTTGGATTTTTTATGATTGGGCAAGCTCTGCTTATTCTATTATTATCTCTACAGCTGTTTTTCCAATATATTATAAGGCGGCTGCAATGAACGCAGGAGTAAGTGCCGCAAACTCTACTGCTTATTTAGGTTATACAATCTCAATCGCAACATTTATTTTGGCTATGCTTGGACCTATATTAGGAACAATTGCTGACTATCAGGGCTACAAAAAGCGATTTTTTTCCTTCTTCTTTACATTAGGAATGGGATTTACCGCACTACTCGCCTTTATCCCCTCTGAGCAATGGCTTCTTTTGCTAGTTTGCTATACATTGGCTGCCATTGGCTTCTCTGGATCAAACATTTTCTATGATGCCTTTTTGGTAGATGTCACAACAGAGGAACGAATGAATCGTATTTCTGCCCGTGGATTTGGACTTGGTTATATCGGAAGTACCATACCTTTTATTATCAGCATTGCCATTATTGTTTTAGCACAAAGTGAACTTATTCCACTTTCAACAACAGTTGCAAGTAAGATCGCATTTATCATAACCGCAGTTTGGTGGGGACTTTTTGCTATTCCACTATTTAAAAATGTTCACCAGCGTTATTATATTGAGCGTGAACCAAATCCGGTCTTTAACAGCTTTAAACGACTCTCTCAAACTCTAAAAGAAGTTCGAAAACATCGTGCTTTATTTCTATTTTTATTAGCCTATTTTTTCTATATTGATGGAGTTGGAACAATTATTACAATGTCAACTGCCTACGGAACTGACCTAGGTATTAGTTCTACAAGCCTGCTCATTATTCTCTTTGTAACACAAGTTGTGGCTGCTCCATTTGCTATTCTATACGGTAGATTATCTGAACGCTTTACCGGTAAAAAAATGCTCTACGTCGGAATCATCATCTATATGGGTGTATGTATTTATGCATATTTTCTTGATTCAACAATGGATTTTTGGATTCTAGCTATGCTCGTTGCTACTTCTCAAGGTGGTATTCAAGCATTGAGTCGCTCTTATTACGCTAAGCTTATTCCGAAAGAGAAGGCAAATGAATTTTTTGGTTTTTATAACATCTTCGGAAAATTTGCTTCCATTATGGGACCTTTGCTTGTAGGGGTAACGGCTCAAGTAACAGGAAATTCAAGTAGTGGTGTATTTAGTTTAGTTATTCTGTTTATCATTGGTATTCTTATTTTAATAAAAGTGCCAGAACCTAAGGTATAA
- a CDS encoding ABC transporter ATP-binding protein: MKNPSTGRRLVQYALHYKRTIFIALAMLTFAVAAELTGPFIAKRMIDHHMMGVEKPWVEVLEEDEQSVTYKGKNYKKNTDITSDRIVGEDQIQVVQVGRSFYVTNEHLTFDGKRSVNNQILTISKGNETANYPVNKLTREELLAFYQPEIKPIIFLLSIYVGLLLVAAFFQYGKSLLLQKAANRIIQKMRTDVFEHIQRVPLSYFDNRPAGKIVSRVTNDTEAIRELYVKVLASFFTSGIYMTGILIALFFLDVKLALITLLVVPILFIWTVLYRKVASNYNHLIRTRVSDINGVVNESIQGMTIIRAFRRKKQTIAEFEVLNKEHFTYQNKLLSLNALTSHNLVNVLRNATFVALIWYFGGQSLTATGIISIGVLYAFVDYLNRLFQPVTDIVNQLAQLEQARVASERVFELLDEKGEVVDTEILPRFQGNVAFENVSFSYDGENDVLKHISFEARKGETVALVGHTGSGKSSIINLLFRYYDINRGKITIDSMDTSQIPRQQLRKHMGIVLQDPFLFTGTIESNVSLGNDEIPIERVRKALRDVGAERFIKQLPNQFEEPVLEKGSTLSAGERQLISFARALAYDPAILILDEATANIDTETEAMIQQALNVVKEGRTTFIIAHRLSTIRNADQILVLDHGEIVERGSHEELLEQKGKYYKMHQLQLGKEVSNVG, translated from the coding sequence ATGAAGAATCCCTCAACAGGAAGACGCCTAGTTCAATATGCACTTCACTATAAACGAACAATCTTTATTGCGCTTGCTATGCTAACCTTTGCTGTAGCAGCAGAGTTAACTGGTCCGTTTATAGCAAAAAGAATGATCGATCACCATATGATGGGGGTTGAAAAGCCGTGGGTAGAGGTTTTAGAGGAAGATGAACAATCCGTCACCTATAAAGGTAAGAATTATAAAAAGAATACAGATATAACTTCAGACCGGATAGTTGGTGAAGATCAAATACAGGTTGTGCAAGTTGGGCGCTCCTTCTATGTAACAAATGAGCATTTAACATTTGATGGTAAGAGGTCTGTAAATAACCAAATATTAACAATTAGTAAAGGGAATGAAACTGCTAACTATCCTGTAAATAAACTAACGCGAGAAGAACTGTTAGCATTTTATCAGCCTGAAATAAAACCGATTATTTTTCTTCTAAGCATTTATGTAGGCTTGCTCTTGGTTGCAGCTTTCTTTCAATATGGAAAGTCCTTGCTGTTACAAAAGGCAGCCAACCGTATTATCCAGAAAATGAGAACAGATGTATTTGAGCATATTCAAAGAGTACCACTTTCATATTTCGACAATCGTCCCGCCGGGAAAATTGTTTCACGTGTAACAAACGACACAGAGGCGATAAGGGAATTATATGTAAAAGTGTTAGCGAGCTTTTTCACAAGTGGTATTTATATGACAGGAATTTTAATTGCTTTGTTCTTCTTAGACGTCAAGCTGGCACTGATTACATTGCTTGTTGTACCGATTTTGTTTATCTGGACGGTGCTTTATCGAAAAGTAGCTTCTAACTATAATCATTTAATCCGTACTCGTGTTAGTGATATAAATGGAGTGGTAAATGAGTCGATACAAGGTATGACGATTATTCGGGCATTTCGTCGAAAAAAGCAAACAATTGCTGAATTTGAGGTGCTGAATAAAGAGCACTTCACGTATCAAAATAAATTACTAAGTTTAAACGCTTTAACTTCTCATAATTTAGTAAATGTGCTAAGAAATGCCACATTTGTAGCATTAATCTGGTATTTCGGAGGGCAGTCACTAACAGCAACCGGTATTATCTCAATTGGTGTTTTGTATGCCTTTGTAGATTATTTAAATCGATTGTTCCAGCCTGTAACGGATATTGTAAATCAACTTGCACAGTTGGAACAGGCGCGTGTTGCATCAGAGCGTGTATTTGAATTACTTGATGAAAAAGGGGAGGTAGTGGACACAGAGATCCTTCCTAGATTTCAAGGAAACGTTGCATTTGAAAATGTATCATTCTCGTATGATGGTGAAAATGATGTATTAAAACATATCTCCTTTGAAGCCAGAAAAGGAGAGACAGTTGCGTTAGTTGGTCACACAGGATCTGGGAAAAGCTCCATTATCAACCTGTTATTTCGATATTACGATATCAACCGCGGAAAAATAACGATAGATTCTATGGATACAAGCCAAATTCCGCGTCAACAGCTGCGGAAGCACATGGGCATTGTGTTACAAGATCCGTTTCTATTTACGGGTACAATTGAATCAAATGTTAGCCTCGGAAATGATGAGATTCCTATAGAACGGGTAAGAAAAGCTTTGAGGGATGTAGGTGCAGAGAGATTTATTAAACAGCTACCTAATCAATTTGAAGAGCCAGTTTTAGAAAAGGGTAGCACGTTATCAGCGGGAGAACGACAGCTTATTTCGTTTGCACGGGCATTAGCATATGACCCGGCGATTTTAATACTAGATGAAGCAACAGCTAATATTGATACAGAAACTGAAGCAATGATTCAACAAGCATTAAATGTGGTAAAGGAAGGACGAACAACTTTTATCATTGCACACCGATTATCAACGATTCGAAATGCAGATCAAATTTTAGTGTTAGATCATGGTGAAATTGTTGAAAGGGGAAGTCATGAGGAACTCCTAGAGCAAAAAGGAAAGTATTATAAAATGCATCAATTACAGCTAGGAAAAGAAGTTTCAAACGTAGGATAG
- a CDS encoding ABC transporter ATP-binding protein, producing MFSVLGKLSWFFKEYWKRYTVAISLLIFVSILDVIPPKIIGIAIDDIQFGQMTAERLRELLFFFIALIIVSYAITYVWMYQLFGGAHLIERILRYRFMKHLLAMTPRFFEKNRTGDLMARATNDLKAISLTAGFGILTLVDSTVFMIIIVFVMGFTISWKLTLAALIPLPLMAIAINYFGKLIHERFTVAQDAFGNLNDNVLESIAGVRVIRAYVQEKEDEERFKEMTEDVYEKNIAVAKVDALFEPTIKILVGLSYVIGLGYGAYLVFNQLITLGELVSFNIYLGMLIWPMFAVGELINILQRGNASLDRVNETLAYEEDVKDVKNPKHISIPENIEFSNVTFRYPTSTTDNLKNISLQVKRGATIGVVGKTGSGKTTLLKQLLREYPLGEGKLLVSNQPIEEILIDDIHSWVGYVPQEQILFSRTIRENLKFGKENVNEDEIKSALNSAAFDLSILPKGLDTLVGEKGVALSGGQKQRISIARALIKDPEILLLDDSMSAVDGKTEAKIIENIRHERAGKTTFITAHRLSAVQHADWIIVMDEGKIIEEGTHEQLIQLGKWYKEQFDRQQADSYGEVS from the coding sequence ATGTTCTCAGTACTAGGAAAATTAAGCTGGTTTTTTAAAGAATATTGGAAACGGTACACAGTAGCCATTTCACTACTGATCTTTGTTAGTATTTTAGATGTTATTCCACCAAAGATAATTGGAATAGCCATTGATGATATTCAGTTTGGTCAGATGACTGCTGAACGGTTACGTGAGCTTCTGTTTTTCTTTATTGCGCTCATCATTGTCAGCTACGCGATAACTTATGTATGGATGTATCAATTGTTTGGAGGAGCGCATTTAATTGAACGGATTTTAAGATATCGTTTTATGAAACACTTGCTTGCGATGACACCTAGATTTTTTGAAAAAAACCGTACTGGTGATTTAATGGCGCGAGCAACAAATGACTTAAAAGCTATTTCGTTAACAGCCGGGTTTGGTATTTTAACCTTGGTTGATTCAACTGTGTTTATGATTATTATTGTTTTTGTCATGGGATTCACAATTAGCTGGAAGCTTACTCTAGCTGCACTTATCCCACTTCCGTTAATGGCTATCGCTATTAACTACTTTGGGAAGCTCATTCACGAACGTTTTACTGTTGCCCAGGATGCTTTTGGGAACTTGAATGACAATGTACTTGAATCAATAGCAGGAGTGCGGGTTATTCGCGCATATGTACAAGAAAAAGAGGATGAAGAGCGGTTCAAAGAAATGACAGAAGATGTTTATGAGAAAAATATCGCTGTCGCAAAGGTCGATGCACTGTTTGAACCAACCATTAAAATCCTTGTTGGCTTAAGCTATGTGATTGGCTTGGGCTATGGTGCATATCTTGTGTTCAACCAGTTGATTACCCTAGGAGAATTAGTTAGCTTTAACATTTACCTTGGAATGCTAATTTGGCCGATGTTTGCTGTTGGAGAACTAATCAATATTCTCCAACGCGGAAACGCTTCATTAGACCGGGTAAATGAGACTCTAGCCTATGAAGAAGACGTTAAGGATGTGAAAAATCCTAAACACATTAGCATACCAGAAAATATTGAGTTTTCTAATGTAACTTTCCGTTATCCAACCTCAACAACAGATAATTTAAAAAATATCTCTTTGCAGGTGAAAAGAGGAGCGACAATCGGTGTTGTTGGAAAAACAGGTTCTGGCAAAACAACATTACTCAAGCAGCTGCTAAGAGAGTATCCATTAGGTGAAGGGAAACTTCTCGTTTCAAATCAACCAATTGAAGAGATTCTAATTGATGACATTCACTCATGGGTTGGCTATGTGCCACAGGAACAAATTTTATTTTCTAGAACAATTCGAGAAAATCTTAAGTTTGGAAAAGAAAATGTTAATGAAGATGAAATTAAGTCCGCATTGAATTCAGCAGCCTTTGATTTGTCTATTCTTCCGAAAGGCCTAGACACTCTTGTAGGAGAGAAAGGTGTTGCCCTTTCAGGTGGGCAAAAGCAGCGCATCTCAATTGCACGGGCACTAATTAAGGATCCTGAAATTCTTTTATTAGATGATTCCATGTCGGCGGTTGATGGAAAAACAGAAGCAAAGATTATTGAAAACATTCGTCATGAACGAGCTGGAAAAACCACATTCATTACTGCACATCGTTTATCGGCTGTCCAGCATGCAGATTGGATTATCGTGATGGACGAAGGAAAAATAATTGAAGAAGGAACACATGAACAGCTAATTCAGCTTGGAAAATGGTACAAAGAACAATTTGATCGTCAACAAGCAGATTCATATGGGGAGGTGAGCTAA
- a CDS encoding NAD(P)/FAD-dependent oxidoreductase codes for MDSQELFDVTVIGGGPAGLYSAFYSGLREMKTKIIEFQPHLGGKIHVYPEKMIWDVGGQTPILGEKLIQQLVQQGLTFDPTVVLNEKVESISRNEEGIFILHTSSGEKHYSKTVIVAVGGGILNPQKLEIEGAEKFEVSNLHYTVKSLKRFKNKTVIISGGGNSAIDWANELEPIAEKVIVTYRKGELNGHEAQISQLMKSKAECYFNTSITKLVAGANHEEIESVELTNHQTGEVTYLPIDEVVINHGYERDSSLLQNSDVQVSLKDQFYISGNATSESSIEGIYAAGDILAHDGKLHLIAGAFQDAANAVNKAKQYIQPDATKVGMVSSHNEVFKDRNRELVKRMIN; via the coding sequence ATGGACTCACAGGAACTGTTTGATGTAACTGTTATTGGGGGAGGACCTGCAGGACTTTACTCAGCCTTTTATAGTGGATTAAGAGAAATGAAGACAAAAATTATTGAATTTCAGCCACATTTAGGCGGGAAAATTCATGTTTATCCGGAAAAGATGATTTGGGACGTTGGGGGACAAACCCCAATTCTTGGAGAAAAGTTAATTCAACAGCTTGTCCAGCAAGGCCTAACCTTTGACCCAACAGTTGTATTAAATGAAAAAGTGGAGTCCATCTCACGTAATGAAGAAGGAATCTTTATTTTACATACATCTTCAGGGGAAAAGCATTATTCCAAAACAGTGATTGTTGCTGTTGGCGGTGGAATACTAAATCCTCAAAAGCTTGAAATTGAAGGTGCTGAAAAATTCGAGGTATCTAACTTACATTACACAGTAAAATCCTTAAAACGTTTTAAAAATAAAACAGTCATTATATCTGGTGGAGGTAACTCAGCAATTGACTGGGCAAACGAATTAGAGCCAATAGCTGAAAAAGTAATCGTAACTTACCGAAAAGGGGAGTTAAACGGCCATGAAGCACAGATTAGTCAACTAATGAAGAGTAAAGCTGAATGCTATTTCAACACTTCGATAACGAAATTAGTTGCCGGTGCTAATCATGAAGAAATTGAAAGCGTTGAACTAACAAATCATCAAACAGGAGAAGTGACGTATCTCCCGATCGACGAAGTGGTAATCAATCATGGATATGAACGAGATTCATCACTGCTTCAAAATAGTGATGTGCAAGTTTCATTAAAAGATCAATTTTATATATCAGGTAATGCAACTAGTGAATCTTCAATAGAAGGAATTTATGCGGCTGGTGATATTTTGGCTCATGATGGAAAGCTTCACTTAATCGCAGGTGCCTTTCAAGATGCTGCAAATGCTGTTAACAAAGCAAAGCAATATATTCAGCCTGATGCTACAAAAGTAGGAATGGTATCTTCTCATAATGAAGTATTTAAAGATCGTAATCGTGAATTGGTTAAAAGAATGATAAATTAA
- a CDS encoding ABC transporter ATP-binding protein — translation MARLYTNNLEIGYGERLIVKDLSVEIPDKKITTIIGSNGCGKSTLLKAITRIIPHQSGTVILDGEDISKENTKILAKKMAILPQTPESASGLTVGELVSYGRFPYQKGFGRLTKKDYEVIDWALDVTGTIDFKFRPVDALSGGQRQRVWIAMALAQETDIIFLDEPTTYLDMAHQLEVLELLQKLNKEQERTIVMVLHDLNQAARFADYIIALKDGQVIKAGDCEEVITHDVLRDVFNIDAEIGKDPRTDKPMCITYNLLKKNSSAIHSTAVI, via the coding sequence ATGGCTCGCCTATATACAAATAACTTAGAAATTGGTTATGGTGAACGACTGATTGTTAAAGACTTAAGTGTAGAAATTCCAGATAAAAAAATAACAACAATTATAGGTTCAAACGGTTGTGGAAAATCCACTTTATTAAAAGCCATTACAAGAATCATTCCTCACCAATCTGGAACTGTCATATTAGATGGAGAAGATATTTCCAAGGAAAACACCAAGATTCTTGCAAAGAAGATGGCAATTCTCCCCCAAACACCTGAAAGTGCGAGCGGTTTAACAGTTGGTGAACTTGTTTCTTATGGACGCTTTCCTTATCAAAAAGGTTTTGGACGCTTAACAAAGAAAGATTATGAAGTCATTGATTGGGCACTTGATGTGACAGGAACGATTGACTTTAAGTTCCGACCAGTTGATGCGCTATCAGGTGGACAACGTCAGCGTGTGTGGATCGCTATGGCCCTTGCTCAGGAAACAGACATCATCTTTTTAGATGAACCAACTACATATTTAGATATGGCTCACCAATTGGAAGTATTAGAGCTTCTTCAAAAGTTAAATAAAGAGCAAGAACGCACCATTGTTATGGTTTTGCATGACTTAAACCAAGCTGCACGCTTTGCTGACTATATCATCGCATTAAAGGACGGTCAGGTCATTAAAGCCGGTGATTGTGAGGAAGTTATCACACATGATGTGTTAAGGGATGTTTTTAACATTGATGCTGAAATTGGCAAAGATCCACGTACAGATAAACCGATGTGTATAACTTATAATTTATTAAAAAAGAATTCTTCTGCTATTCACTCTACTGCTGTTATTTGA
- a CDS encoding Dabb family protein: MIQRTVLIKFEETTTQDQYQEMVSRFTALKNVLTGIVEIHAGLNLAEKSKEYQIVLMVRFEDQAALDAYAANEDHQAVAAFIRDSGRIDSIGVDIEI, encoded by the coding sequence ATGATTCAACGTACTGTACTTATTAAATTTGAAGAAACAACAACACAAGATCAATATCAAGAAATGGTTAGTCGTTTTACAGCATTAAAGAACGTATTAACTGGCATTGTTGAAATTCATGCAGGTCTTAACCTTGCTGAGAAAAGCAAAGAATATCAAATTGTTTTAATGGTTCGTTTTGAGGATCAAGCAGCCCTTGATGCTTATGCAGCTAACGAGGATCATCAAGCTGTTGCAGCATTCATTCGTGATTCTGGTAGAATTGACAGCATCGGTGTAGATATTGAAATTTAA
- a CDS encoding NADH-dependent flavin oxidoreductase, producing MSNSFLSTYTLPNGIELKNRLIMAPMTNFSSHSDGTVTEEEVNYYARRSNGVSMVITACAYVTPNGKGFHGEFGADKDEMIPSLEKLATRIKEQGAKAVLQIFHGGRMCPPELVPNGELVSASDIPAENGGVSTEEPDKKPRALTEAEVEDIIQAFGEATRRAIEAGFDGVEIHGANGYLIQQFFSPHSNRREDRFGGSLEKRMTFPLEVVDTVKKVVQEHAKEPFIVGYRFSPEEPETPGITMDETLALVDALSNKGLDYLHVSLFDFFSTPRRGVEDLTKTRISYLQETINDRVPLIGVGSIYTAEDARKAFETGVPLLALGRELIIDPDWVQKVTDGKEDEIVTEINKDKQEELVIPDPLWNAIINTPGWFPGV from the coding sequence TTGAGTAACAGCTTTTTATCTACATATACATTACCTAATGGAATAGAATTAAAAAACCGTCTCATCATGGCTCCAATGACAAACTTCTCTTCTCATTCAGATGGAACTGTAACTGAAGAAGAAGTAAATTACTATGCACGCCGTTCTAATGGAGTAAGCATGGTCATTACCGCTTGTGCCTACGTTACGCCTAATGGCAAAGGATTTCATGGTGAATTTGGTGCAGATAAAGATGAGATGATCCCAAGCTTAGAAAAGCTGGCAACAAGAATTAAAGAGCAAGGTGCTAAAGCTGTTTTGCAAATTTTTCATGGCGGAAGAATGTGTCCTCCTGAATTAGTACCTAACGGTGAACTTGTTAGTGCAAGTGATATTCCTGCTGAAAACGGTGGGGTATCAACTGAAGAACCTGACAAGAAACCAAGAGCCTTAACGGAAGCAGAGGTTGAGGATATCATTCAAGCCTTTGGCGAAGCAACACGTCGTGCGATTGAAGCAGGATTCGATGGAGTAGAAATTCATGGGGCTAATGGTTACTTAATTCAACAGTTTTTCTCTCCACACTCTAATAGACGTGAAGATCGATTTGGTGGCAGCCTTGAAAAACGAATGACTTTTCCTTTAGAAGTGGTTGATACAGTGAAAAAGGTTGTTCAAGAACATGCTAAAGAACCTTTTATTGTTGGCTACCGTTTTTCACCGGAAGAACCCGAAACACCAGGTATCACAATGGATGAAACTCTAGCTCTTGTAGATGCTTTATCAAATAAGGGTCTTGATTATTTACATGTATCATTATTTGATTTCTTCTCAACTCCTAGAAGAGGTGTGGAAGACCTAACGAAGACTAGGATCTCTTATCTTCAGGAAACGATTAATGATCGAGTTCCGTTAATTGGTGTAGGATCTATCTACACAGCTGAAGATGCCCGTAAAGCCTTTGAAACAGGAGTACCTCTCCTTGCCTTAGGTCGAGAGCTAATCATTGATCCTGATTGGGTTCAAAAGGTAACAGACGGAAAAGAGGACGAAATTGTTACAGAAATTAATAAAGATAAACAAGAAGAACTCGTTATTCCTGACCCGCTATGGAATGCGATTATTAATACACCAGGTTGGTTTCCCGGTGTTTAA
- a CDS encoding response regulator transcription factor — MFKLLVIEDDMTLFNEVKDRLAGWSYEVHGITDFSKVMEEFISINPELVIIDIQLPKFDGFHWCRMIRSLSNVPIIFLSSRDHPTDMVMSMQLGADDFIQKPFHFDVLIAKIQAILRRVYDYSIEQLTVKTWCNATVDLERNTVVNDIGSIELTKNEMFILKILIQHKNKIVSRENIINQLWDDKRFVSDNTLTVNVNRLRKRLDEISLGSFIETKVGQGYMAVEEV, encoded by the coding sequence TTGTTTAAACTTTTAGTTATTGAAGATGATATGACCCTGTTTAACGAAGTAAAAGACCGATTAGCCGGCTGGTCTTATGAGGTGCATGGGATTACTGATTTTAGCAAGGTCATGGAGGAGTTCATTTCTATTAATCCAGAACTCGTCATCATTGATATACAACTTCCTAAATTTGATGGATTTCATTGGTGCCGAATGATTAGATCACTATCGAATGTTCCAATTATTTTTCTCTCTTCAAGAGATCACCCCACTGATATGGTGATGTCTATGCAGCTTGGTGCTGATGACTTTATTCAAAAGCCCTTTCACTTTGATGTTCTCATTGCTAAAATTCAAGCGATCCTTCGCAGAGTTTATGATTATAGCATTGAACAGCTAACAGTGAAAACATGGTGCAATGCCACAGTAGATTTAGAAAGAAATACTGTGGTCAATGATATTGGTTCTATTGAACTAACAAAAAATGAAATGTTTATTTTAAAAATATTAATTCAACATAAAAACAAGATTGTTAGCCGGGAGAACATTATCAATCAGCTATGGGATGATAAGCGTTTTGTTAGTGATAATACATTAACTGTTAATGTGAATCGCTTGCGGAAACGGTTGGATGAGATTTCATTAGGAAGTTTTATTGAAACCAAAGTCGGACAAGGCTATATGGCCGTAGAAGAGGTATAA
- a CDS encoding sensor histidine kinase: MVKTYLLERRSWIVFFIFQNLLLLFIAYIDPKISLPSIAYVTFLMTLILLLFLAFRYQKETKFYKALQEREKDFDLTRLIKPDSPFEQMIESSFIEQIDYLKTIASKNQVMLEQEKDDLLSWIHEVKTPLTAMHLMVEKIEDNALKSQITYEWLRIHLLLDQQLHQKRLLFIENDLLIERTDLEALLFQELKTLQSWCIQKGIGFDIDLQKTEVLSDSKWLAFIVRQLLTNAVKYSDHSDIYMKSYQQDEHTYLQIQDFGRGIDEKDLPRIFDKGFTSTTNHDDQSATGMGLYLAKKVAKSLLIEIVIQSEVGVGTTIILTFPKRNDFVKVMSM, translated from the coding sequence ATGGTAAAAACATATCTTCTGGAGCGACGAAGCTGGATTGTCTTTTTCATTTTCCAAAACCTGCTTCTCCTTTTTATTGCCTATATTGATCCAAAAATTTCGCTACCATCTATAGCGTATGTAACCTTCTTAATGACCCTTATTTTACTCCTATTCCTTGCTTTTCGTTATCAAAAAGAAACAAAGTTTTATAAAGCTTTACAGGAACGGGAAAAAGATTTTGATTTAACGCGCTTAATAAAGCCTGACAGTCCGTTTGAGCAGATGATAGAAAGTAGTTTTATTGAGCAAATAGACTACTTAAAAACGATAGCCTCAAAAAATCAAGTCATGTTAGAGCAGGAAAAAGATGATTTATTATCATGGATTCATGAAGTGAAAACCCCCCTAACAGCCATGCATTTAATGGTTGAAAAAATAGAAGATAATGCACTGAAATCCCAAATAACCTATGAGTGGCTTAGAATTCACTTACTTCTTGATCAGCAGCTTCATCAAAAACGATTGCTTTTTATTGAGAATGATTTGCTAATAGAAAGAACAGACTTAGAAGCTTTGTTGTTTCAGGAACTAAAAACCTTACAATCATGGTGTATTCAAAAAGGAATTGGTTTTGATATCGATCTTCAAAAAACAGAAGTATTAAGCGATTCAAAATGGCTTGCTTTCATTGTAAGACAGCTTTTAACAAATGCTGTTAAATATAGTGATCACTCTGATATTTATATGAAAAGCTATCAACAAGATGAACATACATACTTACAAATACAAGACTTCGGTCGAGGAATAGATGAAAAAGATCTCCCTCGAATATTCGATAAAGGCTTTACCTCTACAACCAATCATGATGACCAATCAGCCACAGGAATGGGATTGTATCTCGCAAAAAAAGTAGCTAAATCCTTGTTAATTGAGATTGTCATTCAATCTGAGGTGGGCGTAGGAACAACCATTATACTTACCTTTCCAAAAAGAAATGACTTTGTGAAGGTAATGAGCATGTGA